A single window of Fischerella sp. PCC 9605 DNA harbors:
- a CDS encoding SDR family oxidoreductase — MYKHAMITGGSSGIGKAIATLLIKSGANVCIIARNQTKLNSTKAELETLKTYPEQQILAICADVSQWEQVERAIATAIAELGSPDLLITSAGIAHPGYFTELEVAIFEETMAINYFGTLYCIKAALPAMFQQQKGHIVIISSGAGLIGLYGYTPYSPSKFAVRGLAESLRGELKTAGLDISIVYPPDTDTPQLAAENQTKPPETKLITQSAQMMTAEKVAIEILQGITRKAFAITPGLEMSLLMRLHSFFAPLLQWHFDCIVRESRKLKEF, encoded by the coding sequence ATGTATAAACATGCAATGATTACAGGTGGTTCTAGTGGTATTGGTAAAGCGATCGCCACTCTGCTGATTAAATCTGGTGCTAATGTCTGCATTATTGCTCGCAACCAAACCAAGCTCAACTCTACCAAAGCAGAACTCGAAACCTTAAAAACCTACCCCGAACAGCAAATCTTAGCCATCTGTGCAGATGTGTCTCAATGGGAACAAGTAGAAAGAGCGATCGCCACAGCCATAGCTGAGTTAGGTTCACCAGACTTATTAATTACCTCTGCTGGTATTGCCCATCCAGGATATTTTACAGAGCTAGAAGTCGCCATCTTTGAGGAAACAATGGCGATCAATTACTTTGGCACTCTTTACTGTATCAAAGCTGCTTTACCCGCCATGTTTCAACAACAAAAAGGTCACATTGTCATAATTTCTTCAGGAGCCGGCCTAATTGGTTTGTATGGTTATACACCATATAGCCCTAGTAAATTTGCTGTGCGGGGATTAGCTGAGTCATTACGGGGTGAACTCAAAACCGCAGGTTTAGACATTTCCATTGTTTACCCACCGGATACTGATACACCCCAATTAGCAGCCGAAAATCAAACTAAGCCACCCGAAACCAAACTGATTACACAATCAGCCCAAATGATGACCGCAGAGAAAGTGGCAATTGAGATTTTACAAGGAATCACCCGCAAAGCATTTGCAATTACACCAGGATTAGAAATGTCTCTTTTGATGCGGCTACACAGTTTTTTTGCTCCCCTACTGCAATGGCATTTTGATTGCATTGTCAGGGAATCGCGTAAATTGAAAGAATTTTAA
- a CDS encoding glycosyltransferase: protein MSSKTTFSLHIFTLNAGGGHYATLKALNAIAEQQKRPWQITVTDISQLTDLLDPYKKLFGVNANEMYNDMLSMDWTWFHPVSMFLDKFLISLLYPQAVKVGEQHWRQQTSIDLVISLVPLHNRVIWESLQRVKPGTPMVTILTDFADSPPHFWIEPETKSYFICGTERATNQARALGVLEEYIIHTSGLIAHPRFYQPIGCDRPIERQRLGLDPDRITAIVSFGAKGCATMLDIARDLERISDRVQVIFLCGTNKKLAQALQERPTQLKQHIQGFTEDVPYFMNLADFLIGKPGSISMSEAIVMNLPVIVDRNYSTLINEKYNADWILENQVGMAIKSFKQIVPAIEELLKPENWLRYKANITAIQNRAIFEIPDILQSIITGLV from the coding sequence ATGAGTTCAAAGACAACCTTTTCACTACATATTTTTACTCTCAATGCAGGTGGGGGACATTACGCCACCTTAAAAGCTTTAAATGCGATCGCCGAGCAGCAAAAACGACCTTGGCAAATTACAGTAACAGATATTAGTCAATTAACGGACTTGTTAGATCCCTACAAAAAGCTGTTTGGGGTAAATGCCAATGAAATGTATAACGATATGCTCAGTATGGATTGGACATGGTTTCATCCGGTGAGTATGTTTCTCGACAAGTTTTTGATTAGCTTGTTATATCCGCAAGCAGTGAAAGTGGGAGAACAGCATTGGCGACAGCAAACATCTATTGATTTAGTAATTTCTTTAGTACCTCTGCACAATCGAGTCATTTGGGAAAGTCTGCAACGAGTTAAACCAGGCACACCGATGGTAACAATTTTAACTGATTTTGCAGATAGTCCTCCCCATTTCTGGATCGAACCTGAAACCAAGAGTTATTTTATCTGTGGTACAGAACGAGCAACAAACCAAGCCCGTGCTTTAGGTGTATTAGAGGAGTATATTATACATACTTCAGGATTAATTGCTCATCCCCGATTTTATCAACCAATTGGCTGCGATCGCCCTATCGAAAGACAGCGTTTAGGATTAGATCCAGATAGAATCACAGCGATCGTCTCATTTGGGGCTAAAGGCTGTGCAACTATGCTAGACATAGCCCGCGATTTAGAGCGTATCAGTGACAGAGTGCAGGTAATTTTTCTCTGTGGTACTAATAAAAAACTGGCACAAGCATTACAAGAACGTCCAACTCAGTTAAAGCAGCATATCCAAGGTTTTACCGAAGACGTACCATATTTTATGAATCTGGCTGATTTTTTGATCGGTAAACCAGGTTCTATCAGTATGAGTGAAGCGATCGTCATGAATTTACCTGTAATTGTAGATCGTAATTATTCAACACTGATTAATGAAAAATATAATGCTGACTGGATTTTAGAAAATCAAGTTGGTATGGCAATTAAAAGTTTCAAGCAAATTGTTCCAGCTATTGAAGAACTCTTAAAACCTGAAAATTGGTTGCGCTATAAAGCGAATATTACAGCGATTCAAAACCGGGCTATATTTGAAATACCTGATATTTTACAGAGCATTATTACAGGGTTAGTCTAA
- a CDS encoding glycosyltransferase has product MSDAKIKILIVYERSGMGHEVMANILAEQILQGDRVETLRYTITELLQDPLSEFLTKTWVSAWNFFMRYNWIKLADGLINYLMRLILLPIGEVSSVAAMHQTLDKIAPDILICTADSAGKCLGSWAKEKQIPFFLVITDLSVFIDLVSTDAIHICYFPETVNAIQSFSFKLTYWSDELTRSSKISEQIRFIGKYFYDFVLCYSQNRIYRNINQDYQPQNQARCQVIGPLREAKHFTTREQKKLRDRFELPPADSCILIISGSFGGNFCTKHLKCLQDFSLNSLVIIVACGRDENLRVKIEQMAEQNQNYQVRTLGFVDNLHEWMSAVDVILARPSAGVLLEALLAQTPLLLPRQAAANDRGAINFLEKYQLGECFQNQQDLKLKLKRLLEEKELYQNRIATLLKTYPATFAEQRANLSKIILSTPHSFN; this is encoded by the coding sequence ATGTCTGATGCAAAAATTAAAATTTTGATTGTCTATGAGCGATCGGGAATGGGTCATGAAGTAATGGCTAATATCCTGGCTGAGCAGATTTTACAGGGCGATCGCGTTGAGACTCTCAGATATACCATCACGGAATTACTGCAAGACCCATTGAGTGAATTTTTGACTAAAACATGGGTTAGCGCCTGGAATTTTTTCATGCGCTATAACTGGATCAAGCTGGCGGATGGATTAATAAATTATCTGATGCGCTTGATTTTATTGCCCATCGGCGAAGTCAGTTCAGTTGCAGCCATGCATCAGACTTTAGATAAGATTGCGCCAGATATTCTTATTTGTACCGCCGATAGTGCTGGAAAATGCTTAGGTAGTTGGGCTAAAGAAAAACAAATTCCCTTTTTTCTCGTAATTACAGATTTGTCTGTTTTTATAGATTTAGTTTCGACCGATGCCATCCATATTTGTTATTTTCCAGAAACCGTCAATGCTATACAAAGTTTTTCGTTTAAACTCACTTATTGGTCTGATGAGTTAACCCGTTCTAGCAAAATATCTGAGCAGATTCGATTTATTGGTAAATATTTTTATGATTTTGTACTTTGCTATTCGCAAAATCGAATTTATCGAAATATAAATCAAGATTACCAACCCCAAAATCAAGCTCGCTGTCAGGTAATTGGCCCTCTGCGTGAAGCAAAGCACTTTACCACCAGAGAGCAAAAAAAACTCCGCGATCGCTTTGAATTACCTCCAGCAGATTCCTGTATTCTCATTATTAGTGGTAGTTTTGGCGGTAACTTTTGTACAAAACACCTAAAATGTTTACAAGATTTTTCTCTGAATTCCTTAGTAATAATTGTAGCTTGCGGTCGAGATGAAAATCTGCGTGTGAAGATTGAGCAAATGGCTGAACAAAACCAAAATTATCAAGTGCGAACGCTTGGTTTTGTAGATAATCTCCATGAATGGATGTCTGCTGTAGATGTGATTTTGGCTCGTCCCTCAGCAGGTGTTTTATTGGAAGCTTTGCTTGCTCAGACGCCGTTACTGCTTCCCCGACAAGCAGCAGCTAATGACCGGGGAGCTATTAATTTTTTAGAAAAATATCAATTGGGTGAATGTTTTCAAAATCAGCAGGATTTAAAGCTGAAATTAAAGCGATTGCTAGAGGAAAAAGAACTTTACCAAAACCGAATCGCAACACTGCTCAAAACCTATCCAGCTACTTTTGCAGAACAACGCGCCAATCTGTCCAAAATTATCTTGTCAACTCCCCATTCTTTTAACTAA
- a CDS encoding fatty acyl-AMP ligase, whose translation MKSLIELLSDRAQRQPHDRAFTFLKDGEIESGCLTYQNLDGQARAIAASLQSVTSVGDRVLLVYPFNACLEFIAALFGCFYAGVIAIPTRPPQNPEEWADFRFRIQECQVDVALTSAAMIDKLQGSWQAQFPDGKNLSWIATDRVLVANAANWQEQKIERDAIAYFQYTSGSTGTPKAVVITHGNVLQNCANFQQTFPTLDFCGVGWLPLTHDMGLVAGVMQTIYAGAFAAFMSPIAVFQNPSRWLKAVSTYKATISGGPNFAYDICVQRVKPEEITDLDLSNWQIAGNGAEPVRSETLERFTEIFAPYGFRREAFYLSYGMAEATLVISGGAVNKTSTIQFVDEQALQQNRVVMVAKDQPGARAVTSCGHAWPGNRVIIVNPQTLTPCLSDGVGEIWVQGLGVSSSYWHRPEETGRTFQGYLADSGEGPFLRTGDLGFIHNHELFITGRLKDMMIFWGRNFYPQILEQTSEKSHPALSANASAAFSVDVEGEERLIIVQEVNRHTLRKLNSEQLAEIIATIRQAMIMQHLVEVYAIALIKPSTLPKTTSGKVQRRRCRDLFLAGKLALVEQWFCPVSERLDPADLTGLPGMEET comes from the coding sequence TTGAAATCTCTAATTGAACTCCTTAGCGATCGCGCTCAAAGACAACCCCACGATCGGGCTTTCACTTTTCTCAAAGATGGGGAAATTGAGTCTGGTTGTCTGACATATCAAAATCTCGACGGGCAGGCTCGTGCTATTGCTGCTAGTCTTCAGTCTGTTACTTCTGTTGGTGATCGCGTCTTATTGGTTTATCCCTTCAATGCTTGTTTGGAGTTTATTGCTGCTCTGTTTGGCTGCTTCTACGCGGGGGTAATTGCTATACCCACAAGACCGCCGCAAAATCCGGAAGAATGGGCAGATTTTAGGTTTCGTATCCAAGAGTGCCAAGTGGATGTTGCTCTGACTTCTGCGGCAATGATAGATAAGTTACAGGGTTCATGGCAGGCTCAATTTCCCGACGGCAAAAACTTGTCTTGGATAGCTACGGATCGAGTTTTGGTGGCTAATGCCGCAAACTGGCAGGAGCAAAAAATTGAACGTGATGCGATCGCCTATTTTCAGTACACCTCTGGCTCAACGGGAACTCCGAAAGCAGTGGTGATTACCCACGGTAATGTGTTACAAAACTGCGCCAATTTTCAGCAAACTTTTCCTACTCTGGACTTTTGCGGGGTTGGTTGGTTGCCTTTAACTCATGATATGGGATTGGTGGCTGGTGTGATGCAAACGATTTATGCTGGAGCTTTTGCAGCTTTCATGTCACCAATAGCTGTGTTTCAAAATCCCTCTCGTTGGCTCAAGGCGGTTTCGACCTACAAGGCAACAATCAGTGGCGGGCCTAATTTTGCTTATGATATTTGCGTGCAGAGAGTTAAACCAGAAGAAATCACCGACCTTGATTTAAGTAATTGGCAAATTGCGGGGAATGGGGCTGAACCAGTGCGATCTGAAACTCTGGAACGCTTTACAGAAATATTTGCACCTTATGGCTTTCGACGAGAAGCATTTTATCTATCCTATGGCATGGCGGAAGCAACTTTGGTGATTTCTGGAGGTGCAGTCAATAAAACATCAACCATTCAGTTTGTAGATGAGCAAGCTTTACAACAAAATCGTGTGGTGATGGTAGCAAAAGATCAACCAGGGGCGCGGGCGGTGACTAGTTGCGGTCATGCTTGGCCGGGAAATCGGGTGATTATTGTCAATCCCCAGACTCTAACTCCTTGTTTGTCTGATGGTGTAGGGGAAATTTGGGTGCAAGGTCTGGGAGTGAGTAGCAGTTATTGGCATCGACCTGAAGAAACTGGGCGAACTTTCCAGGGTTACTTAGCAGATAGTGGTGAAGGCCCCTTTTTAAGAACTGGGGATTTAGGTTTTATTCACAATCATGAACTGTTTATTACTGGTCGCCTCAAAGACATGATGATTTTTTGGGGACGCAATTTCTATCCGCAAATTCTGGAACAGACTTCAGAAAAGAGCCATCCAGCTTTATCAGCTAATGCTAGTGCAGCTTTTTCTGTAGATGTGGAGGGAGAGGAAAGATTGATAATTGTGCAAGAAGTGAATCGTCACACTCTCCGCAAGTTAAATTCTGAGCAGCTAGCAGAGATAATCGCAACGATTCGCCAAGCTATGATTATGCAGCATTTGGTGGAAGTTTATGCGATCGCTCTCATCAAACCTAGCACCCTCCCCAAAACCACAAGCGGTAAAGTCCAACGTCGTCGCTGTCGAGATTTGTTTTTAGCGGGTAAATTAGCATTGGTTGAACAATGGTTTTGTCCAGTTTCTGAGCGATTAGATCCTGCTGATTTGACTGGTTTACCTGGCATGGAGGAAACCTAA
- a CDS encoding sterol desaturase family protein produces the protein MLINVAHITVSFIATLLFTSLVEYWGHRLMHIFPKTCRFHVDHHQDGTGQGVVPEFRDYIVGGLPLLLLTFLLLQLAGANWYIKISWVIGCLGYTIFAAYAHQLQHENPKLCFWIAMPVHYVHHQYNQWHHNFSIGVDWWDRVFRTHKPVDWRTEAELKTEQQGYLQIRWW, from the coding sequence ATGTTGATAAATGTTGCACATATCACAGTTTCTTTTATAGCAACATTGCTGTTCACCAGCCTGGTTGAGTACTGGGGTCATCGCTTGATGCACATATTCCCCAAAACTTGCCGATTTCATGTCGATCACCATCAAGATGGAACAGGACAGGGAGTAGTGCCAGAATTTCGAGATTATATTGTTGGAGGTTTGCCTCTGCTGTTGTTAACATTTCTGCTTCTTCAACTAGCTGGGGCAAACTGGTACATTAAAATTAGTTGGGTAATAGGATGCTTAGGCTACACGATATTTGCGGCTTATGCTCATCAACTCCAACATGAGAACCCCAAACTCTGTTTCTGGATAGCGATGCCAGTTCACTATGTTCATCACCAATACAACCAGTGGCATCATAACTTTAGTATTGGTGTTGACTGGTGGGATCGAGTCTTTAGAACCCATAAACCTGTAGATTGGCGGACTGAGGCTGAGTTGAAGACAGAACAGCAAGGATATTTGCAGATTCGCTGGTGGTGA
- a CDS encoding lipopolysaccharide biosynthesis protein, which produces MIKRWLANSIFLRRIIKNVTWLLGGRVITGLTSLVYLSTVTHQLGVTGFGTLVLIQTYIQIVVDLTTFQSSQAVIRYGAICLEQKNKVALQQLLKFTTLLDLVGVLVGLAIAVIIAPYLGSYIGWNQTLITQVQWCSLIILFTTTATPKGLLQLYNRFDWLAFQITIPTMISMLGAMVAAILNAPLWGYLVVWFIAQASGGLLLFLVGWREAWKRGLLKNINWSLMNLSQSHPGLLKFCIVSNLDSSLPMVMRQASPLVVGIFATPSAAGLFQVSYELSTPLKDIAQILTQSIYPELARLESQEKWRLFAILLLKSTAIAISIGVIIFIISVCLGQIVLKFAFGETFISAYGSLVLLVVAEIFTMGNCALEPAFYAIGKPSFPLRVNAIAILGVYLPLLLVLTKFFGIVGTGIATLSSTALILIFNSLLIWPQLRRR; this is translated from the coding sequence ATGATTAAGCGATGGTTGGCCAACAGTATCTTCCTCAGAAGAATTATTAAAAATGTTACTTGGCTGTTAGGAGGACGAGTAATAACTGGATTGACCAGTTTAGTTTATTTAAGTACAGTTACCCATCAACTTGGTGTTACAGGTTTCGGCACGCTAGTTCTCATCCAAACCTACATTCAAATAGTTGTAGATTTAACCACCTTTCAATCTTCTCAGGCAGTGATTCGTTACGGTGCTATTTGTCTGGAACAGAAAAATAAGGTTGCTTTGCAACAGCTTTTGAAGTTTACTACCCTACTCGATCTGGTTGGGGTGTTAGTTGGTTTAGCGATCGCAGTTATCATTGCCCCCTATCTAGGTTCCTATATAGGATGGAATCAGACGCTCATTACTCAAGTGCAGTGGTGTAGCTTGATTATTCTTTTTACCACCACAGCCACACCTAAAGGTTTATTACAGCTTTACAATCGCTTTGATTGGTTAGCCTTCCAAATTACTATTCCTACCATGATTTCCATGTTAGGAGCGATGGTAGCTGCCATCCTTAATGCTCCCCTGTGGGGGTATCTTGTAGTTTGGTTCATTGCTCAGGCATCTGGAGGGTTACTATTGTTTTTAGTTGGTTGGCGAGAAGCTTGGAAACGAGGTTTGCTCAAGAATATAAATTGGTCTTTAATGAACTTGAGCCAATCCCATCCTGGCTTGTTGAAGTTTTGCATTGTGTCTAACCTCGATTCTTCTCTGCCAATGGTGATGAGACAAGCCAGTCCCTTAGTAGTGGGAATTTTCGCTACTCCCTCAGCCGCAGGACTGTTCCAGGTAAGCTATGAGTTGTCTACTCCGCTTAAGGATATAGCTCAGATTTTGACTCAATCTATCTATCCAGAATTGGCACGGTTAGAAAGTCAGGAAAAATGGCGCTTGTTCGCAATCTTACTGCTGAAATCGACGGCGATCGCCATCAGTATTGGAGTGATAATTTTTATTATTAGCGTTTGCTTAGGTCAGATCGTTCTGAAGTTTGCCTTTGGCGAGACATTTATTTCAGCTTATGGAAGCTTAGTACTGTTAGTGGTAGCAGAAATCTTCACAATGGGAAATTGTGCCTTAGAACCCGCCTTTTATGCAATCGGCAAGCCCAGTTTTCCCTTGCGAGTAAATGCGATCGCCATTTTGGGAGTTTATTTGCCGTTGTTACTAGTTTTAACTAAATTTTTTGGGATTGTAGGTACAGGAATTGCCACCTTATCGTCCACAGCTTTAATATTAATTTTCAATAGTCTGCTAATCTGGCCTCAACTGCGTCGTAGGTAG
- the devC gene encoding ABC transporter permease DevC has protein sequence MFFLGRVPLAWLQLTRYKLRLVVAILGIAFAAILIFMQLAFLDSLYESQTALHTRLKADLILINSQMKTLANTRDFPRQYLYRTLNFSEVDSVNYVYHGQNSFKYGNVSGGKGIIILGINPENSPFEIANFDRVAHLLKARGVVVFDRNSDLKEYGSILEDIKSGKPIAAEVGDRQVWISGLVNFAGASFADDGNLITSSMTFNYLFPEHSANNITIGLVNLKPGVNKQAIAKKISTLVPASVQVMTRQEFIDYEKHYWATSAPIGFVFSMGVFVGFLVGVIIVYQILYGEVSDHLPDYALLKARGYKHHYFLNVLFQEALILAVLGYIPGLIVSLGLYQIVKDATALPMNMTFIRALLVLLLTVIMCFTSGAITMNKLRDANPADLF, from the coding sequence ATGTTTTTCTTGGGAAGAGTCCCTTTAGCCTGGCTGCAACTCACTCGCTATAAGCTACGCCTTGTTGTAGCGATTTTAGGTATTGCTTTTGCCGCAATTCTAATTTTTATGCAATTGGCATTTTTAGATTCTCTCTATGAGAGCCAAACAGCACTACATACTCGTCTCAAGGCAGATTTGATTTTAATTAACTCTCAAATGAAGACTTTGGCTAACACCAGAGATTTTCCTCGGCAATATTTGTATCGCACGCTCAATTTCAGCGAAGTTGACTCTGTTAACTACGTGTATCACGGACAGAATTCTTTTAAGTATGGCAATGTCAGTGGAGGAAAAGGAATTATTATTCTGGGTATTAATCCAGAAAATAGCCCTTTTGAAATTGCCAATTTCGATCGAGTTGCTCATTTGTTAAAGGCTAGGGGTGTTGTTGTATTCGATCGCAACTCTGATTTAAAAGAATATGGCAGTATCTTAGAGGATATAAAATCAGGAAAACCAATTGCAGCAGAAGTAGGCGATCGCCAAGTTTGGATTAGCGGCTTAGTTAATTTTGCTGGTGCTTCCTTTGCCGATGATGGTAATTTGATTACCAGCAGTATGACTTTTAATTATTTGTTTCCCGAACATTCTGCAAACAACATTACTATCGGGTTGGTAAATCTTAAACCTGGTGTTAATAAACAAGCGATCGCTAAAAAAATCAGCACTCTAGTTCCCGCTAGCGTTCAGGTGATGACACGGCAAGAATTTATTGACTATGAAAAACATTATTGGGCTACCAGCGCGCCTATTGGATTTGTATTTAGTATGGGAGTCTTTGTTGGTTTTCTTGTCGGGGTGATTATTGTCTACCAAATTCTCTATGGCGAAGTCTCAGATCATTTACCAGACTACGCTCTTCTCAAAGCCAGAGGCTATAAACATCATTATTTTTTAAACGTTTTGTTTCAAGAAGCACTGATTTTAGCAGTATTAGGTTATATTCCTGGGCTAATTGTCTCTTTGGGATTATATCAAATTGTCAAAGATGCCACAGCTTTGCCCATGAATATGACATTTATCCGAGCATTGTTAGTACTGTTACTAACAGTTATTATGTGCTTTACATCCGGTGCTATTACTATGAATAAGCTGAGAGATGCTAATCCAGCCGACCTGTTTTGA
- a CDS encoding ATP-binding cassette domain-containing protein, with amino-acid sequence MSTVVFIQNLNYFFGENSLKKQVLCDINLEVKAKEFVILTGPSGSGKSTLLSLIGCLRSVQQGSLKILGQELNGATREQLVQMRRNFGYITQSSNLLDFLTVQQNIQMSLELQPDFSSKEARAKTAAILEAIGLRDKLDAYPKNLSGGQRQRVTIASALVTQPKLVLADEPTAALDKTAGRNVVALMHRLAKEQNSAVLMVTHDNRILDLADRIVNVEDGKLGLASNQELSDFTWF; translated from the coding sequence ATCTCAACAGTTGTTTTCATTCAAAATCTCAATTACTTTTTTGGAGAAAACAGTCTCAAAAAGCAAGTTTTATGTGACATTAATCTAGAAGTTAAAGCCAAAGAGTTCGTGATTTTGACTGGCCCTTCAGGTTCGGGAAAAAGCACATTGCTCAGTTTAATTGGTTGTCTACGTTCTGTTCAACAAGGAAGTCTAAAGATTTTAGGGCAGGAACTCAATGGTGCTACCAGAGAGCAATTAGTACAAATGCGTCGTAATTTTGGTTATATTACCCAATCAAGTAATTTATTAGATTTCTTAACAGTCCAACAGAATATTCAGATGTCATTGGAACTGCAACCGGACTTTTCCTCAAAAGAAGCTCGTGCTAAAACAGCAGCTATACTGGAGGCTATTGGACTGAGAGATAAACTTGATGCTTATCCGAAAAATCTTTCTGGGGGACAGCGACAAAGAGTAACGATAGCTAGTGCTTTGGTAACTCAACCCAAGTTGGTACTCGCCGACGAACCTACAGCAGCTCTTGATAAGACAGCAGGACGCAATGTAGTAGCCTTAATGCATCGTTTAGCCAAAGAACAGAACAGTGCTGTTCTCATGGTTACTCATGATAATCGGATACTTGATTTGGCAGATCGGATTGTTAATGTTGAAGATGGCAAGTTGGGTTTAGCTTCAAACCAAGAGCTTTCGGATTTTACCTGGTTTTGA
- a CDS encoding DUF6262 family protein, whose amino-acid sequence MCCGAKKQQAAENLEKAIHKLTQENRPITFANVAREAGLSVSYLYKYPEIRERIESLRKQQLKAGKPTETQKASDNSKSVIIYQLRDRIKQLEAEITGLRRVNEGIAGRLYHLQGADDLAERLKIENAQLKSENTELKRQLEEARLSHVNSPVTLPENSKVTSLDKKRTXRSEVSDKIKQQLDLLGIKLNATLTKTIKSASEETVLNAIEAFKEAMAGSNIEKPGAWLKKAIEEGWIPNEEIGQQSELDVFKEWYTLAYNKKLVLASQNTKDGIIVYTQDEQWIPFQEMLVKYPLSTL is encoded by the coding sequence ATCTGCTGCGGAGCAAAAAAACAACAGGCAGCAGAGAATCTGGAGAAAGCAATTCATAAATTAACTCAAGAAAATCGACCTATTACTTTTGCTAACGTCGCAAGAGAAGCTGGGCTGTCTGTAAGTTATCTCTACAAATACCCTGAGATTAGGGAACGCATTGAGAGTTTAAGAAAGCAACAATTAAAAGCAGGTAAGCCAACTGAAACACAAAAGGCATCTGATAATTCTAAATCTGTGATTATTTACCAACTTCGAGATAGAATAAAACAACTCGAAGCTGAAATAACAGGACTACGTAGAGTCAATGAAGGTATTGCTGGTAGACTTTACCATCTTCAAGGTGCAGATGATTTAGCAGAAAGATTGAAAATTGAAAACGCACAACTAAAATCTGAAAATACAGAGTTGAAGCGACAGTTAGAAGAAGCTCGTCTTTCTCATGTAAATTCACCTGTTACTTTACCTGAAAATTCAAAGGTTACATCCTTAGATAAGAAAAGGACTNGACGTTCAGAAGTCAGTGATAAAATCAAACAACAACTGGATTTACTCGGAATTAAATTAAATGCTACATTAACAAAAACTATTAAGTCAGCATCAGAAGAAACTGTTTTAAATGCAATAGAAGCTTTTAAAGAGGCAATGGCTGGTAGCAACATTGAAAAACCAGGTGCATGGCTTAAAAAAGCTATAGAAGAGGGTTGGATTCCTAATGAAGAAATTGGACAACAATCTGAACTGGATGTTTTTAAGGAATGGTATACATTAGCCTACAACAAGAAGTTAGTTCTTGCCAGCCAAAACACCAAAGACGGTATCATCGTTTACACGCAAGATGAACAGTGGATACCTTTCCAAGAGATGTTAGTAAAGTATCCACTGTCAACGTTGTAG